The proteins below are encoded in one region of Pseudoduganella armeniaca:
- a CDS encoding c-type cytochrome has protein sequence MRAIVIMLALACLPAGAAERVGEGARLAATCTACHGTTAVPGNVLPPLVGQSQEALLASLRAFKAGARPATIMTQLAKGYTDEQLALIAGWFAATPPPCHLGSPSTCVESRK, from the coding sequence ATGCGAGCGATAGTCATCATGCTGGCGTTGGCCTGCCTGCCCGCCGGCGCGGCGGAGCGGGTCGGCGAGGGCGCCCGCCTGGCCGCCACCTGCACCGCCTGCCACGGCACCACGGCAGTTCCGGGCAACGTGCTGCCGCCGCTGGTGGGGCAGTCGCAGGAAGCGTTGCTGGCCAGCCTGCGCGCCTTCAAGGCCGGCGCGCGGCCGGCGACGATCATGACGCAGCTGGCGAAGGGCTATACCGACGAACAGCTGGCGCTGATCGCCGGGTGGTTTGCAGCCACGCCGCCGCCCTGTCACCTCGGGTCCCCCTCAACCTGCGTCGAAAGCCGCAAATGA
- the soxA gene encoding sulfur oxidation c-type cytochrome SoxA, translating into MKRLGVALLLVAASAAAQDRRKSGTEFMSESTRAMQRDDTQNPAMLWVANGGALWQAKAGKAGKSCAACHGDVAGMRGVASRYPAFDPSAGRVVTLGERINLCRTGKQQAAAFAPESEGLLGLEAHVALQSRGLPLAPPADAATRAAAARGQALYGQRIGQLNLSCAQCHDDSWGRKLAGATIPQAHANAYPIYRLEWQGMGSLQRRLRNCMSGVRAQVPPLGAQELVDLEAWLALRAQGMALETPGVRP; encoded by the coding sequence ATGAAGCGGCTGGGTGTCGCGCTGCTGCTCGTCGCCGCGAGCGCCGCCGCGCAAGACCGGCGCAAGTCGGGCACCGAATTCATGAGCGAGTCCACGCGCGCCATGCAGCGCGACGACACGCAAAACCCGGCAATGCTGTGGGTGGCGAACGGCGGCGCGCTGTGGCAGGCCAAGGCCGGCAAGGCCGGCAAGAGCTGCGCTGCCTGCCATGGCGATGTCGCCGGCATGCGCGGTGTCGCGAGCCGCTATCCCGCGTTCGACCCGAGCGCCGGCCGCGTCGTCACGCTGGGCGAGCGCATCAACTTGTGCCGCACCGGCAAGCAGCAGGCAGCGGCGTTCGCGCCCGAGTCGGAGGGGCTGCTGGGCCTCGAGGCGCACGTGGCGCTGCAATCGCGCGGCCTGCCGCTGGCGCCGCCGGCCGACGCCGCCACGCGCGCCGCGGCGGCCCGTGGCCAGGCGCTGTATGGCCAGCGTATCGGCCAGTTGAACCTGTCGTGCGCGCAGTGCCACGACGATAGCTGGGGCCGCAAGCTGGCCGGCGCCACGATCCCGCAGGCGCATGCCAACGCCTATCCCATCTACCGCCTGGAATGGCAGGGCATGGGCAGCCTGCAGCGGCGCCTGCGCAACTGCATGAGCGGCGTGCGCGCGCAGGTGCCGCCGCTGGGCGCGCAGGAGCTGGTGGACCTGGAGGCGTGGCTGGCCCTGCGTGCGCAGGGCATGGCGCTGGAAACCCCGGGCGTACGACCATGA
- the soxZ gene encoding thiosulfate oxidation carrier complex protein SoxZ produces MTARALIHMPASAKAGEIVEIRALIAHPMESGYRPGADGKPVPQDVIRGFTCTYEGEPVFAAELHPAIAANPYLAFFIRASVTGTLEFTWRGDNGFAQTERKTLTVSP; encoded by the coding sequence GTGACGGCCAGAGCGCTGATCCACATGCCGGCCAGCGCCAAGGCCGGCGAGATCGTCGAGATCCGCGCATTGATCGCGCATCCGATGGAGTCGGGCTACCGGCCCGGCGCGGATGGCAAGCCGGTGCCGCAGGATGTCATCCGCGGGTTCACCTGCACGTACGAGGGTGAGCCGGTGTTCGCGGCCGAGCTGCACCCGGCCATCGCCGCCAACCCCTACCTGGCGTTTTTCATCCGCGCCAGCGTCACCGGCACGCTGGAGTTCACGTGGCGCGGCGACAACGGCTTCGCGCAGACCGAGCGCAAGACGCTGACGGTGAGCCCATGA
- a CDS encoding SoxY-related AACIE arm protein → MTTPNARRRLLTAASLLVLVRPAAATPERMAQAIAAYTGNVAPKTGRVTFEIAQLIDNGNAVPVTIRVESPMTATDHVTGIAIFNEKNPEPDVIRCTLGPRAGKAEVSTRIRLATSQRLTAVAKLSDGSCWQQAVDVIVTLAACIEGEAP, encoded by the coding sequence ATGACCACCCCCAATGCCCGTCGCCGCCTGCTTACCGCCGCCAGCCTGCTGGTCCTGGTGCGCCCGGCGGCGGCCACGCCCGAGCGCATGGCCCAGGCCATCGCCGCCTACACGGGCAACGTCGCACCCAAGACTGGCCGCGTCACGTTCGAGATCGCCCAGCTGATCGACAACGGCAACGCCGTCCCCGTCACGATCCGGGTAGAGAGCCCGATGACGGCCACCGATCACGTCACCGGCATCGCCATCTTCAACGAAAAAAATCCGGAGCCGGACGTGATCCGGTGCACGCTCGGCCCGCGCGCCGGCAAGGCCGAGGTCTCGACCCGCATCCGCCTGGCCACCTCGCAGCGCCTGACGGCGGTGGCCAAGCTGAGCGACGGCAGCTGCTGGCAGCAGGCGGTGGACGTCATCGTCACGCTGGCCGCCTGCATCGAAGGAGAGGCACCGTGA
- the soxX gene encoding sulfur oxidation c-type cytochrome SoxX: MLAILAPARATDTLDPLPNTTPGDPTRGRAIVANRQLGTCLLCHTAPIPEEPFQGNLAPNLAGTGSRWTAAQLRLRIVDPARVHPGTIMPAYHRTTGLARVPPAQQGKPLLSAQQIEDVVAYLATLRNAP; this comes from the coding sequence ATGCTGGCGATCCTGGCGCCAGCGCGAGCCACGGACACGCTGGACCCGCTCCCCAACACCACCCCAGGCGACCCCACCCGCGGCCGCGCCATCGTCGCCAACCGCCAGCTCGGCACCTGCCTGCTGTGCCACACTGCCCCGATCCCGGAAGAACCGTTCCAGGGCAACCTGGCACCGAACCTGGCGGGCACGGGCAGCCGCTGGACGGCAGCGCAACTGCGCCTGCGCATCGTCGACCCGGCCCGTGTACACCCGGGCACGATCATGCCTGCATACCACCGTACCACGGGCCTGGCACGCGTGCCCCCGGCCCAGCAGGGCAAGCCGCTACTGTCCGCCCAGCAGATCGAAGACGTGGTAGCGTACCTGGCCACCCTGCGTAACGCGCCATGA
- a CDS encoding xanthine dehydrogenase family protein molybdopterin-binding subunit, with the protein MNAVLSPSRRRFLGQSAAGLLLGFHIPFDAATQDGQPPEVNAWVVVKPDDTIVIRIARSEMGQGTLTGLAQLVAEELDADWSRVRTEYPTPGTNLARKRVWGSFSTGGSRGVRESHDYVRKGGAAARMMLVQAAANQWNVPASECRTARSVITHVPSGRTLTYGSVAAAAGKLAPPQEVALKDPKDWQVAGKRLARLDTVDKTTGKQVYGMDLVLPGMLNAAIKDCPVFGGKVKSFNANAIKDRPGVKKVLQVGESAVAVVADTWWRAKSALDALPIEWDKGPNAKLSSADVAATLKAGLDAPDAAVGNANGDARAALAGAPRKLEAVYSYPHQNHATMETMNATAKWTPQRCEVWTPTQNGEAALAAASEAAGLPQTQCEVYKLHLGGGFGRRGAVHDWVTQAVLIAKALPGTPVKLIWSREEDMLHGRYHPVTQCKLTAGLDKQGNLTALHMRISGQSILAAVLPANVKDGKDPATFQGLNPPGPEASFGYAVPNLLIDHAMRNPPVPPGFWRGVNLNQNAIYVECFLDEIAHATKQDPLALRRKLLKDSPKHLAVLNAVADKVGWGKPPRKGIYRGLAQTMGFGSYVAACAEVSVNKDGKLKIHRIVAATDPGHVVNPQQVEAQIEGSFVYGLSAALYGACTLKDGQMEQSNFDTYQVMKLDEMPAVESILMPSGGFWGGVGEPTIAVAAPAVLNAIFAATGKRIRDLPLKNHSLKKV; encoded by the coding sequence ATGAACGCCGTGCTGTCGCCCTCGCGGCGCCGCTTCCTGGGCCAGTCGGCAGCCGGGCTGCTGCTTGGTTTTCACATCCCGTTCGACGCGGCCACGCAGGATGGCCAGCCGCCCGAGGTCAACGCCTGGGTGGTCGTCAAGCCGGACGACACCATCGTCATCCGCATCGCCCGCTCCGAGATGGGCCAAGGCACCTTGACCGGGCTGGCGCAACTGGTGGCGGAGGAACTGGACGCCGACTGGAGCCGCGTGAGGACGGAATATCCGACGCCTGGCACGAACCTGGCGCGCAAGCGCGTGTGGGGCAGCTTCTCCACGGGCGGCAGCCGCGGCGTACGCGAGTCGCACGACTACGTGCGCAAGGGCGGCGCGGCCGCGCGCATGATGCTGGTGCAGGCCGCCGCCAACCAATGGAACGTGCCTGCCAGCGAATGCCGGACCGCGCGCAGCGTCATCACGCACGTGCCGAGCGGGCGCACGCTCACGTATGGCAGCGTGGCCGCGGCGGCCGGCAAGCTGGCGCCGCCGCAAGAAGTAGCGCTGAAAGACCCGAAGGACTGGCAGGTCGCCGGCAAGCGGCTGGCGCGCCTGGACACCGTCGACAAGACGACCGGCAAGCAGGTGTATGGCATGGACCTGGTCCTGCCGGGCATGCTCAACGCGGCGATCAAGGACTGCCCCGTATTCGGTGGCAAAGTCAAAAGCTTTAATGCGAACGCGATCAAGGACCGCCCCGGCGTGAAGAAGGTGCTGCAGGTGGGCGAATCCGCCGTGGCAGTGGTGGCGGACACGTGGTGGCGCGCGAAAAGCGCGCTCGATGCGCTGCCGATCGAATGGGACAAGGGCCCCAACGCGAAACTCTCCAGCGCGGACGTGGCGGCCACCCTGAAGGCCGGGCTGGACGCGCCGGATGCGGCGGTCGGCAATGCCAACGGCGACGCCCGCGCGGCACTGGCCGGCGCGCCGCGCAAGCTGGAAGCCGTGTATTCGTACCCGCACCAGAACCACGCGACGATGGAAACGATGAACGCGACGGCCAAGTGGACCCCGCAGCGCTGTGAAGTATGGACGCCGACGCAGAACGGCGAGGCGGCGCTGGCCGCCGCCTCCGAGGCGGCAGGGCTGCCGCAAACGCAGTGCGAGGTCTACAAGCTGCACCTGGGCGGCGGCTTCGGCCGGCGCGGCGCCGTGCACGACTGGGTCACGCAGGCCGTGCTGATCGCCAAGGCGCTGCCGGGCACGCCCGTCAAATTGATCTGGTCGCGCGAGGAGGACATGCTGCACGGCCGCTACCATCCGGTCACCCAATGCAAGCTGACGGCCGGGCTGGACAAGCAGGGCAACCTGACGGCGCTGCACATGCGCATCTCCGGCCAGTCGATCCTGGCGGCCGTGCTGCCGGCCAACGTCAAGGACGGCAAGGACCCGGCCACGTTCCAGGGCCTGAATCCGCCGGGACCGGAAGCGTCGTTCGGCTACGCGGTGCCGAACCTGCTGATCGACCACGCGATGCGCAACCCGCCCGTGCCGCCGGGCTTCTGGCGCGGCGTCAACCTGAACCAGAACGCCATCTACGTCGAGTGCTTCCTCGACGAGATCGCGCATGCGACGAAGCAGGACCCGCTGGCGCTGCGCCGCAAGCTGCTCAAGGACAGCCCGAAGCACCTGGCCGTGCTGAACGCGGTGGCGGACAAGGTCGGCTGGGGCAAGCCGCCCAGGAAGGGCATCTACCGTGGCCTGGCGCAGACGATGGGCTTCGGCAGCTACGTGGCCGCCTGCGCCGAGGTCTCGGTGAACAAGGATGGCAAGCTGAAGATCCACCGCATCGTGGCGGCCACCGACCCGGGCCACGTCGTCAATCCGCAGCAGGTCGAGGCGCAGATCGAAGGCTCGTTCGTGTACGGCCTGTCGGCCGCGCTGTACGGTGCTTGCACATTGAAGGACGGCCAGATGGAGCAGTCCAATTTCGACACCTACCAGGTCATGAAGCTGGACGAGATGCCGGCGGTGGAGTCGATCCTGATGCCGTCCGGCGGCTTCTGGGGCGGCGTGGGCGAGCCGACGATCGCCGTCGCCGCCCCGGCGGTCCTGAACGCGATCTTCGCCGCCACCGGCAAGCGCATCCGCGACCTGCCGCTGAAGAACCACAGCCTCAAAAAGGTGTAG
- a CDS encoding (2Fe-2S)-binding protein, with protein MKLNVNGQVREFEAEDDTPLLWVLREQLGLTGTKYGCGIAQCGACTVHIDGEATRSCVRPVSTVTAAQKIVTIEGLSPDGSHPVQKAWTALDVPQCGFCQSGMIMAAAALLKEKPKPTDADIDAAMTNICRCGTYNRVRKAIHVVARGGDAKTAGLAIEHRTAGSQA; from the coding sequence ATGAAGCTGAACGTGAACGGACAGGTACGTGAATTCGAGGCGGAGGACGACACGCCGCTGCTGTGGGTACTGCGCGAACAACTGGGCCTGACGGGCACGAAATACGGCTGCGGCATCGCGCAATGCGGCGCCTGCACCGTGCACATCGACGGCGAGGCCACACGCAGTTGCGTGCGGCCCGTCTCCACCGTCACGGCGGCGCAGAAGATCGTCACGATCGAAGGGCTGTCGCCGGACGGTTCGCATCCGGTGCAGAAGGCGTGGACCGCGCTGGACGTGCCGCAATGCGGCTTCTGCCAGTCCGGCATGATCATGGCGGCCGCCGCCCTGTTGAAGGAAAAGCCGAAGCCCACCGATGCCGATATCGACGCGGCCATGACGAACATCTGCCGCTGCGGCACCTACAACCGCGTGCGCAAGGCCATCCACGTGGTGGCGCGCGGCGGCGACGCGAAAACGGCGGGTCTCGCCATCGAACACCGCACCGCCGGGAGCCAGGCATGA
- a CDS encoding DUF2244 domain-containing protein translates to MGRREWLLKRNCSLTPRQTVAAWAVLVTLSLAIGLACAWQGAPYVLVFSGLEMTAVTAAFVIYSRHATDCDRLVLEQGRLTVEQVRGGRSRQYLLPVTWLRVTAPTRRRDPIRLVAGEVKVDVGLYLLEGERRALARELRQALAE, encoded by the coding sequence ATGGGACGACGTGAATGGCTGCTCAAGCGTAACTGCTCGCTGACGCCGCGCCAGACCGTGGCGGCCTGGGCGGTGCTGGTGACGCTGTCGCTGGCGATCGGCCTGGCCTGCGCCTGGCAGGGCGCGCCCTACGTGCTCGTGTTCTCGGGGCTGGAAATGACGGCCGTGACGGCGGCTTTCGTCATCTACAGCCGCCATGCGACCGATTGCGACCGCCTGGTGCTGGAGCAGGGCCGCCTGACGGTGGAGCAGGTGCGCGGCGGCCGCAGCCGGCAATACCTCCTGCCCGTAACGTGGCTGCGCGTGACGGCGCCGACGCGGCGGCGCGACCCGATCCGCCTGGTCGCGGGGGAGGTCAAGGTGGACGTCGGGCTGTATCTGCTGGAAGGCGAGCGGCGCGCGCTGGCGCGGGAGCTGCGGCAGGCGCTGGCGGAATAA
- a CDS encoding methyl-accepting chemotaxis protein codes for MSLANLRIGARLGLGFATVLVLLVAIIALALTSLARIGQRTDDIVHDKNVKLAAANTMVDNIRNITLSLTTIMVTPSTEAMNAELAKVAEARKRYGAAKAELVKRLTTDKEKALMATVDKLLSEGAVKNNKLIELRKEGEVQDGTDYLLKEAAPSLTGVLAAMDELIAYEAAQANTAGEEATALYGSTQTLMLVLGAIALLAGCAVAYLVTRSITQPLGEALKVAETVAGGDLSSTIVSDRKDETGRLLQALKGMNDALLNVVTQVRGGTEAIGTASREIAAGNMDLSSRTEEQASSLEETASSMEELTSTVRQNADNALQANELARSASQVAVKGGAIVSQVVETMGTINTSSRKIVDIIAVIDGIAFQTNILALNAAVEAARAGEQGRGFAVVANEVRGLAQRSAAAAREIKELITASVASVDEGSRLVNDAGQTMGDIVQSIQRVTDIMGDIASASQEQTMGIGQINTAITQMDEVTQQNAALVEEAAAASQSMQEQAAHLAQVVAFFRTGGVVAAPVAVEQRAVKPAVTARPVAVAAKPAVAKKPAVVKAAAKSADEWEEF; via the coding sequence ATGTCTCTCGCCAACCTCCGGATCGGTGCCCGTCTCGGGCTCGGTTTCGCCACCGTGCTCGTGCTGCTGGTGGCCATCATCGCCCTCGCCCTGACCTCGCTGGCCCGCATCGGCCAGCGCACGGACGACATCGTGCACGACAAGAACGTCAAGCTGGCCGCGGCCAACACGATGGTCGACAATATCCGCAACATCACGCTGTCGCTGACGACCATCATGGTCACGCCCAGCACCGAGGCGATGAACGCCGAGCTGGCCAAGGTTGCCGAGGCGCGCAAGCGCTATGGCGCCGCCAAGGCCGAGCTGGTCAAGCGCCTGACGACCGACAAGGAGAAGGCGCTGATGGCGACCGTCGACAAGCTGCTGTCGGAAGGCGCCGTCAAGAACAACAAGCTGATCGAACTGCGCAAGGAAGGCGAGGTGCAGGACGGTACCGACTACCTGCTGAAGGAAGCCGCGCCCAGCCTGACGGGCGTGCTGGCCGCGATGGACGAGCTGATCGCCTACGAGGCCGCGCAGGCCAACACGGCCGGCGAGGAAGCCACCGCGTTGTACGGCAGCACGCAGACACTGATGCTGGTGCTGGGCGCCATCGCGCTGCTGGCCGGCTGCGCCGTCGCCTACCTCGTCACGCGCTCGATCACGCAGCCGCTGGGCGAGGCGCTCAAGGTGGCCGAAACCGTCGCCGGCGGCGACCTCTCCTCCACCATCGTTTCCGACCGCAAGGACGAGACGGGCCGCCTGCTGCAGGCGCTGAAGGGCATGAACGACGCGCTGCTGAACGTGGTCACGCAGGTGCGCGGCGGCACGGAAGCCATCGGCACCGCCTCGCGCGAGATCGCGGCGGGGAATATGGACCTGTCGTCCCGCACGGAAGAGCAGGCCAGCTCGCTGGAGGAGACGGCGTCGTCGATGGAAGAGCTGACCTCCACCGTGCGCCAGAACGCCGACAATGCGTTGCAAGCGAACGAACTGGCACGCAGCGCGTCGCAAGTGGCCGTCAAGGGCGGCGCCATTGTCTCCCAGGTGGTGGAGACGATGGGCACGATCAATACGTCGTCGCGCAAGATCGTCGACATCATCGCCGTCATCGACGGCATCGCCTTCCAGACCAATATCCTGGCGCTGAACGCGGCCGTCGAGGCGGCGCGCGCGGGCGAGCAGGGGCGCGGCTTCGCCGTCGTCGCCAACGAGGTGCGCGGACTGGCGCAACGCTCGGCCGCCGCCGCGCGCGAGATCAAGGAGTTGATCACGGCCTCGGTGGCCAGCGTGGACGAAGGCTCGCGCCTCGTCAACGATGCCGGCCAGACGATGGGCGACATCGTGCAGAGCATCCAGCGCGTCACCGACATCATGGGCGACATCGCCTCGGCCAGCCAGGAACAGACGATGGGCATCGGCCAGATCAACACGGCCATCACGCAGATGGACGAGGTAACGCAGCAGAATGCCGCGCTGGTCGAGGAAGCGGCGGCCGCGTCGCAGAGCATGCAGGAGCAGGCGGCGCATTTGGCGCAGGTGGTGGCGTTCTTCCGGACCGGTGGTGTCGTGGCGGCGCCGGTGGCGGTCGAGCAGCGTGCCGTGAAGCCGGCGGTGACGGCGCGGCCGGTGGCAGTTGCCGCCAAGCCGGCGGTGGCGAAGAAGCCGGCAGTAGTCAAGGCCGCGGCGAAATCGGCGGATGAGTGGGAAGAGTTTTGA
- a CDS encoding S8 family serine peptidase has translation MSYRVFPNGGTGATNYDIVRAIDRGVADGCDLLNLSLGGSTRDEAVREAIKDAFDKGTLCIVATGNDGRGPVSYPARWPEAVAVSAVGHTGTFPAESSEALDVLAPFARDDAAVFVAGFSNVGEEVDLTGPGVGIVSTVPGGAYAVMSGTSMACPAVTGVAAALLACHPDVLAMPRDSRRAVEMLRLVNAAAGTLGFERTFEGLGMLAPHTPHTMQ, from the coding sequence ATGAGCTATCGCGTGTTCCCCAACGGCGGCACGGGTGCCACCAACTACGACATCGTACGCGCCATCGACCGTGGCGTGGCCGACGGCTGCGACCTGCTCAACCTGAGCCTGGGCGGCTCCACCCGCGACGAAGCCGTGCGCGAGGCGATCAAGGACGCGTTCGACAAGGGCACGCTGTGCATTGTCGCCACCGGCAACGACGGCCGCGGGCCGGTCAGCTACCCGGCCCGCTGGCCGGAAGCGGTGGCGGTATCGGCCGTCGGCCACACCGGCACCTTCCCTGCCGAGTCGTCCGAAGCGCTGGACGTGCTGGCGCCGTTCGCCCGCGACGACGCGGCCGTATTCGTGGCCGGCTTTTCCAACGTGGGGGAGGAGGTGGACCTGACGGGACCCGGGGTCGGCATCGTCTCGACGGTGCCCGGTGGCGCTTATGCCGTGATGAGCGGCACGTCGATGGCCTGCCCGGCCGTGACGGGCGTGGCGGCGGCACTCTTGGCCTGCCACCCGGACGTGCTGGCAATGCCGCGCGACAGCCGCCGCGCCGTCGAGATGTTGCGCCTCGTGAACGCCGCCGCCGGCACCCTGGGCTTCGAGCGCACGTTCGAGGGGCTGGGCATGCTGGCGCCGCACACGCCGCATACGATGCAGTGA
- a CDS encoding S8 family serine peptidase, translating into MGEPLEPARAGDVIDARALQHAVGRLVELAGAFCDAVADNTTFPEQRQILRRTHSLLNLSAWLDGGPDIALAPGQPRVTAAQVNDAIDYVMTASARCGSLAARIALIDALLDFFQDVLRGEGDAIVASARRLKDACDAGAPAGVLAGRYRLADFHTRAWEAAQYVLMPLRGLRSPDMAEIGEAVQPEGPPAAAASSTMARVASTIGTLQSANVATPQILHSTHADGPKLAALTSDDVLQLKARAPGVRVLPLVFYELTRRPMLEVAKGPGNAAAAVGTALALTVQVVRAGTAGKPVPVAGARVIAFTDFAQRAGAESLSDASGMAKLDLQPGVPLQALLVYGPAGYWGLLRRDVTLRKGETLALQPIDLGAPDFLAKLYGGASDHAGAGVTVGVIDTGVDDSHPDLVVAGGAAFVVAENDAGGAGPAAIDGDHGSHVAGIIASRAGHRRASAAWPQAYG; encoded by the coding sequence GTGGGCGAGCCGCTGGAGCCGGCCCGCGCGGGCGACGTCATCGACGCGCGCGCGCTGCAGCATGCCGTCGGCCGCCTGGTCGAACTGGCGGGCGCATTCTGCGACGCGGTGGCCGACAACACCACCTTCCCGGAACAGCGCCAGATCCTGCGTCGCACGCACAGCCTGCTGAACCTGTCGGCCTGGCTGGACGGCGGTCCCGATATCGCGCTGGCGCCTGGCCAGCCGCGCGTGACGGCCGCGCAAGTCAACGACGCCATCGATTACGTCATGACAGCCAGCGCGCGCTGCGGCTCGCTGGCCGCGCGCATCGCCCTGATCGACGCGCTGCTCGACTTCTTCCAGGATGTGCTGCGCGGCGAAGGCGATGCCATCGTGGCTTCCGCACGGCGGCTGAAGGACGCCTGCGACGCCGGTGCCCCGGCCGGCGTCCTGGCCGGGCGCTACCGCCTGGCCGATTTCCACACGCGTGCCTGGGAAGCGGCGCAATACGTGCTGATGCCCTTGCGCGGCCTGCGCTCGCCCGACATGGCCGAGATCGGGGAAGCCGTGCAGCCGGAAGGTCCGCCCGCGGCGGCCGCATCGAGCACGATGGCGCGGGTCGCCTCGACGATCGGCACGCTGCAGTCGGCCAACGTGGCGACGCCACAGATCCTGCACTCGACCCATGCGGACGGGCCGAAGCTGGCCGCGCTGACCAGCGACGACGTGCTGCAGCTGAAGGCGCGCGCGCCCGGCGTGCGCGTGCTGCCGCTGGTGTTTTATGAACTGACGCGCCGGCCCATGCTGGAGGTGGCGAAAGGGCCGGGCAATGCGGCCGCCGCCGTCGGCACGGCGCTGGCGCTGACGGTGCAGGTGGTGCGTGCCGGCACGGCCGGCAAGCCGGTGCCGGTGGCCGGCGCGCGCGTGATCGCGTTTACCGATTTCGCCCAGCGCGCCGGTGCCGAAAGCCTGAGCGACGCCAGCGGCATGGCCAAGCTGGACCTGCAACCGGGCGTGCCCCTGCAGGCGCTGCTCGTGTATGGCCCGGCCGGCTACTGGGGCCTGCTGCGGCGCGACGTCACGCTGCGCAAGGGCGAGACGCTGGCGTTGCAGCCGATCGACCTGGGCGCGCCGGACTTCCTGGCCAAGCTGTATGGCGGCGCCTCCGACCATGCCGGCGCTGGCGTCACGGTGGGCGTCATCGACACCGGCGTGGACGACAGCCATCCGGACCTGGTGGTGGCGGGTGGCGCGGCTTTCGTCGTGGCCGAGAACGACGCCGGCGGCGCCGGGCCGGCCGCCATCGACGGCGACCATGGCAGCCATGTCGCCGGCATCATCGCCAGCCGGGCCGGCCACCGTCGGGCAAGCGCGGCGTGGCCCCAGGCGTACGGCTGA
- a CDS encoding hybrid sensor histidine kinase/response regulator, which produces MANQGTTREATKLLIVDDLAENLRALNAVIRADDRVVYQATSGEEALALLLEHDFALAILDVQMPGMDGFELAELMRGTDKTRHIPIVFVSAAGKELNYAFKGYETGAVDFLYKPLDPDAVRSKVNVFVDLHCQRMEIRRRVEEQQATMNELRAAQEEMRYALRMRDEFMSMVAHELRTPLNTLFLETQMRKMQLDRGNLEAFGPEQLAGMVARDGRQIQAMIRLIDDMLDVSRIRSGVLSIRPCSTELRNILQRLTSDLARQAADAGTTFELDAPEAVQGCWDEFRIEQVIVNLLTNGLRYGGGKPVQVRLTATEAEARIDVIDQGPGIAEDMQQRIFLPYERGQGNGVPSGLGLGLYISRQLAEAHQGTLTVHSKPGEGSVFTLTLPRGETAEA; this is translated from the coding sequence ATGGCCAACCAGGGCACCACGCGCGAGGCGACGAAACTCCTGATCGTGGACGACCTGGCGGAGAACCTGCGCGCCCTGAACGCCGTCATCCGCGCCGACGACCGCGTCGTCTACCAGGCCACCTCGGGCGAGGAAGCGCTGGCGCTGCTGCTGGAGCACGATTTCGCGCTGGCGATCCTGGACGTGCAGATGCCCGGCATGGACGGCTTCGAGCTGGCCGAACTGATGCGCGGCACCGACAAGACGCGCCACATCCCGATCGTCTTCGTCAGCGCCGCCGGCAAGGAATTGAACTACGCCTTCAAGGGCTACGAGACGGGCGCCGTCGATTTCCTCTACAAGCCGCTCGATCCGGACGCGGTGCGCAGCAAGGTCAACGTGTTCGTCGACCTGCATTGCCAGCGCATGGAAATTCGCCGTCGCGTGGAAGAACAGCAGGCCACGATGAACGAGCTGCGCGCCGCGCAGGAAGAGATGCGCTACGCGCTGCGCATGCGCGACGAATTCATGTCGATGGTGGCGCACGAGCTGCGCACCCCACTCAACACGCTGTTCCTGGAAACGCAGATGCGCAAGATGCAGCTGGATCGGGGCAACCTCGAAGCGTTCGGGCCGGAGCAGCTGGCCGGCATGGTGGCGCGCGACGGCCGCCAGATCCAGGCCATGATCCGGCTGATCGACGACATGCTGGACGTCTCGCGCATCCGCAGCGGCGTGCTGTCGATCCGCCCCTGCTCGACCGAGCTGCGCAACATCCTGCAGCGCCTGACGAGCGACCTGGCGCGCCAGGCCGCCGATGCCGGCACCACGTTCGAGCTGGACGCACCGGAAGCCGTACAAGGCTGCTGGGACGAGTTCCGCATCGAGCAGGTGATCGTCAACCTGCTGACCAACGGCCTGCGCTACGGCGGCGGCAAGCCGGTGCAGGTACGCCTGACCGCTACCGAGGCCGAGGCCCGCATCGACGTGATCGACCAGGGTCCCGGCATCGCCGAGGACATGCAACAGCGGATCTTCCTGCCGTACGAGCGGGGCCAGGGCAACGGCGTGCCGTCCGGCCTGGGGCTGGGGCTGTATATCTCGCGCCAGCTGGCCGAGGCACACCAGGGCACGTTGACGGTGCACAGCAAGCCGGGCGAAGGATCGGTGTTCACGCTGACGCTGCCACGCGGCGAGACCGCGGAGGCTTGA